Part of the Xenopus tropicalis strain Nigerian chromosome 3, UCB_Xtro_10.0, whole genome shotgun sequence genome, ggagatagctctcagtacaagtgagggaatacaggggtaggggagatagctctcagtacaagtgagggaatacgggggtaggggagatagctctcagtacaagtgagggaatacaggggtaggggagatagctctcagtacaagtgagggaatacaggggtaggggagatagctctcagtacaagtgagggaatacaggggtatgggagatagctctcagtacaagtgagggaatacaggggtaggggagatagctctcagtacaagtgagggaatacaggggtatgggagatagctctctcagtacaagtgagggaatacaggggtatgggagatagctcttagtacaagtgagggaatacagggttatgggagatagctctcagtacaagtgagggaatacaggggtaggggagatagctctcagtacaagtgagggaatacaggggtaggggagatagctcttagtacaagtttatccagggaccgttccaattgccatcttggactcaggaattttttcccctctgcgccaaattagagaggcttcagatggggttttttgcctttctctggatcaactagcagttaggcaagttatatataggcattttcgttgaatgtgatggacatacgtctttttttaacctaacttactatgttacagttaccgatctgatgggaaaaatcaaacctgccgatcaaCAACTGGACAATATTCGGGCAAGATATCAGTCGTGTAGGCCAGTCAGGGGTGTGAAAGACTCAAATCAGCAGactaaatctgcccgtgtatggccatcagCCAAAATAAGGTCTTTTACATGAGGAATTTACATACCCTGCAAACACTTCCTGCGCAGTTCAGCATCCAGACCTCCTTGGATGATGGCAAAGAGATTCTGTCGATCGGGGTTGCTGTTGGCGGCAATACATCGATCCAACCAGCGGATAGACCTGAACATAAAGCAGAGGCGTGTGTCAGGACGAGATTAATAAATATCACGGAGGCAAAGGTGCAAACAACATGAGGAACATAAAGTGCAGACCTGTGCATGGCTTCCTCCACACGCGGGCCTGTGATTGTGCTGCTCACCACATCATCCAGTTGCATCATAATATCAGAGCCTGTGCAGGGGAGGAGGGCAGAATGTTTAGCTGAGGAAGGGTATCGGAATCGAGAGCCATGAGAGAAGCCCCCATCTTGGCTACCAGAACCAGCCAACCGCTCCGGACAATGTACAACTGGCTAAGTACAAGGGTAACAGAAGAAATATCAGACACAAGAAGAATGGGGAGAGGGTTTATCTGCAGTCCCTGACTGGGCACAGAACATGGATACATAGATACCACTGCATGAGCTGCGTGTGGAAGCCCAGTTTGAGGGGTAAATGGTGTGAATTACCCAGTGCATTTTGGATTTCAATGGATTTTTCTGGGGTGAGCAGGATCTCTTTCCCATCGTAGGGAGATCTGAACTGCACCCCTTCTTCCGTCACTTTTGACAACTCCACCAGGGAAACCATCTGAAACCCACCGCTGTCCTGAAATCAGAGAAAGGGCAGAATCACATCCAAGTTGTGATTAACCGCATCGGCCGCACATAAAATAAACTAAGATCCTGTCCAACCCAGAATGCATTCCCCAGTTACTACATCAAGGGGGAACCCCGCACTGCCCAGTCCTGTGTCTCACTAAATATGAATGCGCCGTTCCCACTGGAATTACAGAATGCCATTTTGTGTCAGGCATTGCGGTATTCTCTCTGTATAATCTATGAGCAGAGGGGCTGCTCCTGGTGAATTCTGCTTACAGCCAATACCTTAATAAACGGACGCGCTCTCCTGTTATCACGTTGGCGCTGTGACGCATGCGCAGTAAGGGGTGGACCGTGCATATGCCGTCATTCAAACAGCggagacagagagagctggcaCGTTGTGAAGCGTGAAGATAAAGTCTGAGTAGGAGAAACCTGGGAGTTCTGAcgcttgctgctggcacaggtggAGATAATATGggggcaatatatgatttattcGCTTCTGCTACCTGCTGGCATAGGTACCTATTGGGGGCAAATTGGGCAATATGAAGGATTAGCTGCTGCTGGGGGCTTTGGAGCagtatgattttttttggttgctgctggcacaggtacagattggtgatttggtggcaatatgatggctgctgctggcacaggtacattgggGCTTTATGATGGCCGCAGGAACAGGTACAAAGGGGCAATATATtggctgcttgcacaggtacattgGGGCTTTATGATGGCCGCAGGAACAGGTACAAAGGGGCAATAtattggctgctggcacaggtacattgggGCTTTATGATGgccgctggcacaggtacaagggggcaatatgatggctgctggcacaggtacattgggGCAATTTGATGGCTGATGGCACAGGTATATGGGGGGAttcaggaaggggggggggtgctgattgaagcccttgcctagggtgccaaaataccttgaaaaaatagaagaaaaagaggggagcactcaccaggatagcctgCTACAGTAAGTTGTTCCGTGCTACCACGCTTATACGCCGCCCCCGGATAGGGCCAAAATTGCAAAAAGAAGTTTATAGAGAAGCGGAGCAcaggaaaacttaaaaataaaaacatttatttaattcatcaattaaaaacaagtcagagcatattcacctcctggcttaacgcgtttcgtggttaTACCGAAGTGGTAtaaccacgaaacgcgttaagccagGAGGTGAATATGCTCTGACTTGTTTTTAAttgatgaaataaataaatgtttttatttttaagttttcctgTGCTCCGTTTCTCTATAAACTTTtttgccaaaataccttggcccggccctgataACAAAACAGGGGGCCAATGGGGAATAAGGGTTTTTAGTGGCCAGCCAGCTAAGGGAAGACCGACACGttgatatatttacaaataataacTTTGATATCTTTTCCCAGTCTGTGCAATCCTCTGGTACTCACAGTAAGGAGGTTTCTGCCCCAGTTCATAAAACCATGCAGGCCGCCCGCCTTTTTCATAATCTCCGGACCCTACAGGGGAGATAAGGCTGTTaactctttctgctgctgctgggaAACAATTGTATTTAATACTGTAACACCCACAATGATTGGGGGGAATTCATGCACTCCTTCCATCCCCCCAGCGCCCCTTTAAACTATAGCTCCATAATGAGTGTAACATTCCCATATGCTGATGTGCCTGTGGGCCCggacagcacacacacacagagcagttCCTAGCGCTACATTACAAGCCAAATGAGCCTGCACTTCCGCTACAAGTTTCCCCTCACCGGGCGCATCCCGAGGTGATAGGTGTTCCCCAGGCAGATCTCGCAGCCCAGATTCCGCAGCTGATCTGCCGTCACCCCCTTCATGGTGCCCTGTGTGCCGACGGGCATGAACACGGGAGTCTTCACTGGGCCATGGGGCAAGCGGAACTCACATGCCCGGGCCTTGGTCACTGGGCACTCCGCTAACACCCGGTGTACCAAAGCGTGACACTGGGGCGCCGccattttttttcccttgagaCGCGGAAACAACTCCTTGCGTTCCAGCGCCACAGTCGCTCGCATTACTTCCTTGTTTCCTGAGTCTGCTGCCAGCCTGCGTCCCaatgcgcgatgacgtcactcGCATGCGTCCTTTGCGCTGGGCCTTCTGATCTGAAGTCTGCTGGTCAGGTGACTATTCTACACCAGTCCATAAGTGGATTGCTATTGCTGCTGCTGCATTGGTAAGTGAGAATAACATGCTGCAGCAGACTTTGGGGTTGGGGGGTTCAATATTCCCAATATGCCCATGGCCCACAACCAACTTCTTTGCCTGATAACCGcttctttaatttcatttttactttttaaccccacattgcactttatattctgctTATGCCCTCCAGCCCTGGGCTATGAATTATATAACTGGGGTGGGGCTGCTCACCTGCCTACAATGAATACAATAAAAGTTGCTAAATGAATGAAAAGTAAATTAATtgctttgcaactttttcgcgaattgtcgcgacttttttgagctctcaatacgaaagtcgcgaaagtcgtaatggctatgaaaaagtcgcgacaattcacgaaagtcgtaatggctatgaaaaagtcgcgacaattcacgaaagtcgtaatggctatgaaaaagtcgcaacaattcgcgaaagtcgtaatggctatgaaaaagtcgcgacaattcacgaaagtcgtaatggctataaaaaagtcgcgccaattcacgaaagtcgtaatggctatgaaaaagtcgcgacaattcacgaaagtcgtaatggctataaaaaagtcgcgccaattcacgaaagtcataatggctatgaaaaagtcgcgacaattcacgaaagttgtaatggctgtgaaaaagtcgcgacaattcacgaaagtcgtaatggctatgaaaaagtcgcgacaattcacgaaaggcataatggcaatgaaaaagtcgcgacaattcacgaaatttgtaatggctgtgaaaaagtcacgacaattcgcgcaagtcgtaatggcgacgaaaaaatcgcaaaaaatacgaaaaagtcgcaaaatgttcgttttccaatccgaatttttctcattcggattcgtggattagtaaatcagcccccttgtgtctcaaccctttctccttgtagagtgtaagctcttttgggcagggctctcttcacctcttgtatcggttattgattgctttatatgttactctgtatgtccagtgtatgtaacccacttattgtacagcgctgcggaatatgttggcgctttataaataaatgttaataataataataatgaaatacaaTCTATAAAGCTGATGGAGTActggtgtatatatgtatgtgtgtgtgtactaaGGGTCTTTCTATTTTAAAGATGAAGCAATCTGTGATTCACTTAAACTAAACATCACTGATAGGATTGGCTCTTCAAGAAATACagttttttacaacttttatGGAAGTATGACCATTTCTGAATAATGCATCATTGTACTAAATGTTAAAGAACAGTGGCAATGTGGATTTGGGAATTTTCACCTGCAATGCAATTGGTTtcttatggtgagggcagtgaggttggggaataccctgtcgggggatgttgggtaggg contains:
- the qtrt1 gene encoding queuine tRNA-ribosyltransferase catalytic subunit 1 → MAAPQCHALVHRVLAECPVTKARACEFRLPHGPVKTPVFMPVGTQGTMKGVTADQLRNLGCEICLGNTYHLGMRPGPEIMKKAGGLHGFMNWGRNLLTDSGGFQMVSLVELSKVTEEGVQFRSPYDGKEILLTPEKSIEIQNALGSDIMMQLDDVVSSTITGPRVEEAMHRSIRWLDRCIAANSNPDRQNLFAIIQGGLDAELRRKCLQEMTKRDVPGFAIGGLSGGEEKDHFWRMVTLSTDHLPRDKPRYLMGVGYATDLVVCVALGCDMFDCVFPTRTARFGSALVPWGSLQLKNKQFAKDFQPIDKNCDCPTCQRYSRAYINALFKSDTAAMHHITIHNIAYQLNLMRSVRDSILQGRFPQFVQDFMRTMYSSRDKYPQWAVDALETVGITLQ